In Cyanobacteria bacterium FACHB-DQ100, one genomic interval encodes:
- a CDS encoding S-layer homology domain-containing protein — protein MKLWYLTITTPLITTLLFSGMRAIAQLPSTPVQTSPTSGCLFGYPDRTYQGERPITRNEFAAGLNACLQQVDQSIRCNRQEFATRAEFERLLQRQRELNEQLRQTSDRVDTLSNPPASSK, from the coding sequence ATGAAACTCTGGTATCTCACTATTACAACCCCTTTGATTACAACTCTTCTTTTTTCTGGCATGAGAGCGATCGCGCAGTTGCCTTCCACTCCTGTTCAAACATCCCCTACTTCCGGTTGTCTCTTTGGCTATCCAGACCGTACTTATCAAGGGGAGCGTCCGATCACGCGCAATGAATTTGCGGCAGGACTGAATGCGTGTTTGCAGCAAGTAGATCAGTCGATTCGCTGCAATCGGCAAGAGTTTGCCACAAGAGCGGAGTTTGAACGTCTGCTTCAACGGCAAAGAGAGTTAAACGAACAATTGCGCCAAACAAGCGATCGTGTCGATACGCTCTCAAATCCACCTGCCTCGTCGAAGTAA
- a CDS encoding Precorrin-3B methylase produces MAKQDEPLTGAALIKEVCRRIRVARSYWDAHNNAACRGEREKALALYNTLTKEQKDQIPEALRVWLRYRSEKYFGAHRTAPKSKRKSK; encoded by the coding sequence ATGGCAAAGCAAGACGAACCGCTAACCGGAGCGGCGCTAATTAAGGAAGTCTGTCGGCGGATTCGAGTGGCTCGTAGCTACTGGGATGCTCACAACAATGCTGCCTGTCGCGGAGAACGAGAAAAAGCACTCGCTCTCTACAACACGCTGACTAAAGAACAGAAAGACCAAATCCCGGAAGCCCTACGAGTTTGGCTGAGATATCGCAGCGAAAAATATTTTGGCGCACATCGAACTGCCCCAAAGTCAAAGCGAAAATCGAAGTAA